In Zobellia roscoffensis, the following are encoded in one genomic region:
- the atpG gene encoding ATP synthase F1 subunit gamma — MANLKEIRNRIASVSSTMQITSAMKMVSAAKLKKAQDAITAMRPYADKLTELLQGLSASLDSDSGSVYAEKREVNKVLVVAITSNRGLAGAFNSNILKQCTVLINEKYAGKQVDFVAIGKKANDFLVKRSNVIANHSDIYDDLNFDSVSAIAEDLMEQFTLGNYDRIDIVYNKFKNAATQIIMTEQFLPIVPVEGADNLSNDYVFEPSKIEIIEQLIPKSLKTQLYKGIRDSFASEHGARMTAMHKATDNATDLRDQLKLSYNQARQAAITNEILEIVGGAEALNN; from the coding sequence ATGGCGAACTTAAAGGAAATACGAAACAGAATAGCATCGGTATCATCAACCATGCAGATTACCAGTGCCATGAAAATGGTGTCTGCTGCAAAGTTGAAGAAAGCACAAGATGCCATTACTGCAATGCGACCTTATGCCGATAAGCTTACTGAGTTGTTACAGGGGCTAAGTGCAAGCTTGGATTCGGATTCTGGTAGTGTATATGCTGAGAAAAGAGAGGTAAATAAAGTCTTGGTGGTTGCCATAACTTCAAACAGAGGTTTGGCAGGTGCTTTTAACTCTAATATCTTGAAACAGTGTACTGTTTTAATTAATGAGAAGTATGCTGGTAAGCAGGTAGATTTTGTTGCGATAGGTAAGAAAGCCAATGACTTCTTGGTAAAAAGGTCAAATGTTATTGCCAATCATAGTGATATTTATGACGATTTAAATTTTGATAGCGTATCTGCTATAGCCGAAGATTTAATGGAGCAATTCACCTTAGGGAACTATGATCGTATTGATATTGTGTATAACAAGTTCAAGAATGCGGCAACACAGATTATAATGACCGAGCAGTTTTTACCAATTGTTCCGGTTGAAGGGGCAGACAATTTGAGTAATGATTACGTTTTTGAACCTTCAAAAATAGAAATCATTGAGCAACTGATTCCTAAGTCTTTGAAAACGCAGTTGTACAAAGGTATCCGTGATTCTTTTGCCAGTGAGCACGGTGCACGTATGACCGCTATGCATAAAGCAACGGATAATGCAACAGATTTAAGAGATCAATTGAAGTTGTCTTATAACCAAGCAAGACAAGCTGCAATTACCAACGAAATCTTGGAGATTGTTGGTGGTGCGGAAGCATTGAACAATTAA
- a CDS encoding lipopolysaccharide biosynthesis protein, translating into MNPLKKLFKQTAIYGLATVLPRMISFFLVRVHTDAMPPEIYGELAVIFAYFAMFNVVLAYGMETAFFRFYSKSENKETVISTSLMSILGSTMVFMVFSLLFQDGMASLLNIDPKYIKYVIFILSLDALVIIPFAWLRANERPLKYAMVKILNVVINFGLNIFFLLILPGVAADNPDGLLSALYRPNFQISYIIIANLVASGVTLLLMLKPYLISRYTFDKKLWEQMMKYAIPVLVAGVAFTINEVFDRVMLEALLPEDIANKEVGMYNACVKLALFMTLFSTAFRMGIEPFFFSHAGTENPQKAYAQITNYFVVLGSVILLGVVVFADVLKVLFVKNPAYWEAMSVVPIILLASFFLGIYHNLSVWYKVTDKTRYGAFISVFGAIITIVINYVFIPYIGYMASAIATVMAYGSMMVLSYYLGKSRYPVPYNFRKILFYLGFSILFSALSFYVFNRNLIIGSILLLLFLGLVYKLENDKLKEIFLKRKS; encoded by the coding sequence TTGAATCCGCTTAAAAAATTGTTCAAACAAACGGCTATCTACGGTCTTGCCACTGTATTGCCTAGAATGATTTCTTTCTTCTTGGTGAGGGTGCATACAGATGCTATGCCTCCGGAAATTTATGGCGAGTTGGCAGTTATTTTTGCGTATTTTGCTATGTTCAACGTGGTTTTGGCCTATGGTATGGAAACTGCATTTTTTAGATTTTATAGTAAGTCAGAAAACAAGGAAACTGTAATATCTACTTCCTTGATGTCCATTTTGGGGTCTACTATGGTTTTTATGGTGTTCTCATTATTATTTCAGGATGGAATGGCAAGCCTTCTGAACATTGACCCTAAGTATATTAAATACGTCATTTTCATTCTTTCGTTAGATGCCCTTGTCATTATACCATTTGCATGGTTGCGTGCCAATGAAAGACCGCTTAAGTATGCGATGGTCAAGATTTTGAACGTTGTAATCAATTTTGGACTGAATATTTTCTTCCTTTTGATATTGCCCGGTGTGGCGGCAGATAATCCTGATGGGTTATTGTCTGCATTGTACAGGCCTAATTTTCAAATTTCATATATTATCATAGCCAACCTTGTAGCAAGTGGTGTAACGCTCTTATTAATGTTGAAGCCGTATTTGATCAGTCGCTATACTTTTGATAAGAAGCTTTGGGAGCAAATGATGAAATATGCGATTCCCGTATTAGTTGCTGGGGTAGCATTTACCATTAACGAAGTTTTTGATAGGGTAATGCTAGAGGCTTTGCTTCCTGAGGACATTGCCAACAAGGAAGTAGGAATGTACAATGCCTGTGTAAAGCTGGCATTGTTTATGACTTTGTTCTCCACTGCGTTCCGTATGGGTATTGAGCCTTTCTTTTTTAGCCATGCCGGCACGGAGAATCCGCAAAAGGCATATGCCCAGATAACCAATTATTTTGTGGTTCTGGGAAGTGTTATTTTATTGGGAGTTGTAGTTTTTGCCGATGTTCTAAAAGTATTGTTCGTTAAAAATCCTGCCTATTGGGAGGCCATGTCCGTGGTGCCGATTATTTTGCTGGCAAGTTTCTTTTTAGGCATTTACCACAATTTGTCGGTATGGTATAAAGTTACGGACAAGACGCGCTATGGTGCTTTTATATCGGTCTTTGGAGCAATTATAACAATCGTTATAAATTACGTTTTCATTCCGTATATTGGCTATATGGCCAGTGCTATCGCTACGGTTATGGCGTATGGCAGCATGATGGTACTTTCGTATTATTTGGGTAAATCAAGATATCCGGTTCCGTATAACTTCAGAAAAATTTTATTCTATCTAGGTTTTTCAATTCTTTTCTCTGCGCTTTCGTTTTATGTTTTCAATAGGAATTTAATTATAGGAAGTATTTTACTTTTGTTGTTCTTAGGTTTGGTGTACAAATTAGAAAATGATAAACTGAAGGAAATCTTTCTAAAACGGAAAAGTTAA